The Micromonospora sp. WMMD961 genome has a segment encoding these proteins:
- a CDS encoding ABC transporter permease subunit codes for MTSTLRPPPPAPPRSPAVASPAPQSPRRGRTWRQALRRDWQLYSLAVLPLLFFLIFRYLPMLGNIIAFRRFKPGGSIFGEYWVGLRYFRMFLSDPTFWEVFTNTLVLGALTLLFCFPLPIVLALLLNEVRARRFKRFVQSVSYLPHFLSIVIVAAMIAQFTSVGGTANQIVELFGGESVAFLQKPEWFRTIYVSSEVWQTVGWGTILYLAALTTIDEDLYEAARLDGASRLRQTWHVTLPGIRPTMMTLLILNIGSFLAVGFEKILLLYNPLTYPTADVVSTYLFRMGFQSSNFSYAAAIGLFEAVIGLTLVLSANVISRRTLGTSLW; via the coding sequence GTGACGTCCACGTTGCGGCCACCCCCGCCGGCGCCGCCGCGCTCGCCCGCGGTCGCCAGCCCGGCACCCCAATCGCCGCGACGCGGCCGGACCTGGCGGCAGGCGCTGCGCCGGGACTGGCAGCTCTACTCGCTGGCGGTCCTGCCCCTGCTGTTCTTCCTGATCTTCCGGTACCTGCCGATGCTCGGGAACATCATCGCCTTCCGGCGTTTCAAGCCGGGCGGCAGCATCTTCGGTGAGTACTGGGTCGGGCTCCGGTACTTCCGGATGTTCCTCAGCGACCCGACGTTCTGGGAGGTGTTCACCAACACGCTGGTGCTCGGGGCGCTGACCCTGCTGTTCTGCTTTCCACTGCCGATCGTGCTGGCGCTGCTGCTCAACGAGGTACGTGCCCGCCGTTTCAAGCGGTTCGTGCAGTCGGTGTCGTACCTGCCGCACTTCCTGTCGATCGTGATCGTGGCGGCGATGATCGCGCAGTTCACCTCGGTCGGCGGTACGGCCAACCAGATCGTCGAGCTGTTCGGCGGCGAATCGGTGGCGTTCCTGCAGAAACCGGAGTGGTTCCGCACCATCTACGTCTCGTCGGAGGTCTGGCAGACCGTCGGATGGGGGACGATCCTCTACCTCGCCGCCCTCACCACCATCGACGAGGACCTGTACGAGGCCGCCCGGCTCGACGGCGCCAGTCGGCTGCGGCAGACCTGGCACGTCACCCTGCCCGGCATCCGGCCCACCATGATGACGCTGCTGATCCTCAACATCGGCAGCTTCCTGGCGGTCGGGTTCGAGAAGATCCTGCTGCTCTACAACCCGCTGACCTACCCGACCGCGGACGTGGTCTCCACCTACCTGTTCCGGATGGGCTTCCAGTCCAGCAACTTCAGCTACGCCGCCGCGATCGGGCTCTTCGAGGCGGTGATCGGGCTGACCCTGGTCCTGTCGGCGAACGTCATCTCCCGTCGCACACTGGGGACGAGCCTGTGGTGA
- a CDS encoding glycoside hydrolase family 3 N-terminal domain-containing protein, translating to MRSQLPGDSDAAPWRDSRLSPTERAEALVPMMSLEEKIAQLVGVWVGADATGEGVAPHQSDMISETPQWNSVIRYGLGQLTRPFGTAPVDPVLGARSLAASQAQIVAASRFGIPAQVHEECLTGFAAWRATVYPTPLSWGASFDPELVEAMADRIGRSMRAAGVHQGLAPVLDVTRDYRWGRTEETIGEDPYLVGTTGTAYVRGLERAGVVATLKHFAGYSASRGGRNLAPVPMGPRELADVILPPFEMALRHGGARSVMNSYAEIDGLPVAADPGLLTGLLRDEWGFTGTVVADYFSVRFLETLHGVAGGAADAARLALRAGIDVELPTVDAFGAPLVEAVRRGEVDEALIDCALRRVLIQKIELGLLDEGWQELPDDVASLRFDDEISQDVAVRLAREAVVLLRNTGVLPLAAGSRVALVGPLADDPMAMLGCYSFPNHVGVNHSEFGLGLDIPSLRDELARRVPLLTHEPGCAITGGDTSGIPAAVAAAAGADVCVLAVGDRAGMFGRGTSGEGCDAADLRLPGVQADLVRAVLATGTPVVLVLMTGRPYALGPEFDAAAGVVQAFFLGQLGGQALAEVLTGAVNPSGRLPVSVPRDAGGMPSTYLTPPLGRRNKVSSIDPTPSYPFGHGLSYTTFEWSDARIVEAADETWGEPAVWPVDGEVRVRITVANTGDRAGTEVVQLYLHDPVAQVTRPVVRLVGYARLPLAPGESAHVTFGVPADVASFTGLSGRRIVEPGDVELRFGRSSGDVAASLPLRLTGPERQVGYQRELFTSVRIEPLVAVPQSV from the coding sequence ATGAGAAGTCAGTTGCCCGGCGACAGCGACGCCGCGCCGTGGCGCGATTCGCGCCTCTCGCCGACAGAGCGGGCCGAGGCGCTCGTGCCGATGATGTCGCTCGAGGAGAAAATCGCGCAGCTCGTCGGGGTCTGGGTCGGCGCCGACGCCACCGGCGAGGGCGTGGCGCCTCACCAGTCCGACATGATCAGCGAGACGCCGCAGTGGAACAGTGTCATCCGGTACGGGTTGGGCCAGCTCACCCGCCCGTTCGGCACCGCGCCGGTCGATCCCGTGCTGGGCGCCCGGTCGCTGGCCGCCTCGCAGGCACAGATCGTCGCCGCCAGCCGGTTCGGCATCCCTGCGCAGGTGCACGAGGAATGCCTCACCGGGTTCGCGGCGTGGCGAGCCACCGTCTACCCGACGCCGCTGAGCTGGGGCGCGTCCTTCGACCCGGAACTGGTCGAGGCGATGGCCGACCGGATCGGGCGCTCCATGCGCGCCGCCGGTGTGCACCAGGGCCTCGCCCCGGTCCTGGACGTCACCCGCGACTACCGCTGGGGCCGCACCGAGGAGACGATCGGCGAGGACCCCTACCTGGTGGGGACGACCGGTACCGCGTACGTGCGGGGCCTGGAGCGGGCCGGTGTGGTGGCCACGCTCAAACACTTCGCCGGCTACTCGGCCTCCCGTGGCGGACGCAACCTCGCTCCGGTGCCGATGGGCCCCCGGGAGTTGGCCGACGTCATCCTGCCGCCGTTCGAGATGGCGCTGCGCCACGGTGGTGCCCGCTCGGTGATGAACTCCTACGCGGAGATCGACGGTCTGCCCGTCGCCGCCGACCCCGGACTGCTGACCGGGCTGCTGCGCGACGAGTGGGGCTTCACCGGCACCGTGGTCGCCGACTACTTCTCCGTTCGCTTCCTGGAGACCCTGCACGGTGTCGCAGGCGGCGCCGCCGACGCCGCCCGGCTCGCCCTGCGAGCCGGCATCGACGTCGAGTTACCCACTGTGGACGCCTTCGGTGCGCCGCTGGTGGAGGCGGTGCGTCGCGGCGAGGTCGACGAGGCGCTGATCGACTGCGCGCTGCGCCGGGTGCTGATCCAGAAGATCGAGCTGGGTCTGCTCGACGAGGGCTGGCAGGAACTGCCCGACGACGTGGCGTCCCTGCGCTTCGACGACGAGATCAGCCAGGACGTCGCCGTGCGCCTCGCCCGGGAAGCCGTGGTCCTGCTGCGCAACACCGGTGTCCTTCCGCTGGCCGCCGGCAGCCGGGTGGCCCTGGTCGGTCCGCTCGCCGACGATCCGATGGCCATGCTCGGCTGCTACTCGTTCCCCAACCACGTGGGCGTCAACCACAGCGAGTTCGGGCTCGGCCTGGACATCCCCTCGTTGCGTGACGAGTTGGCCCGACGCGTCCCGCTGCTCACCCACGAGCCCGGCTGCGCCATCACCGGCGGGGACACCTCCGGCATCCCGGCCGCGGTCGCCGCGGCGGCCGGCGCCGACGTGTGCGTGCTCGCCGTCGGCGACCGGGCGGGAATGTTCGGGCGGGGCACGTCCGGCGAGGGCTGCGATGCCGCCGATCTGCGGCTTCCCGGTGTGCAGGCCGACCTGGTGCGGGCTGTCCTCGCCACCGGCACCCCGGTCGTCCTGGTACTGATGACCGGCCGCCCCTACGCGCTCGGCCCGGAGTTCGACGCCGCCGCGGGCGTGGTGCAGGCGTTCTTCCTCGGCCAGCTCGGTGGGCAGGCGCTCGCCGAGGTGCTCACCGGCGCGGTCAACCCGTCCGGGCGGTTGCCGGTCAGTGTGCCCCGCGACGCGGGTGGGATGCCGAGCACCTACCTGACGCCGCCGCTCGGTCGGCGCAACAAGGTCTCCTCGATCGACCCGACGCCGAGCTACCCGTTCGGCCACGGGTTGAGCTACACCACCTTCGAATGGTCCGACGCCCGGATCGTCGAGGCGGCGGACGAGACGTGGGGCGAGCCGGCGGTCTGGCCGGTCGACGGCGAGGTACGGGTGCGGATCACCGTCGCCAACACCGGTGACCGGGCCGGCACCGAGGTGGTGCAGCTCTATCTGCACGATCCGGTCGCACAGGTCACCCGTCCGGTGGTCCGGCTGGTCGGCTACGCCCGCCTGCCGTTGGCGCCCGGGGAATCGGCGCACGTGACGTTCGGGGTGCCGGCCGACGTCGCGTCGTTCACCGGGCTCTCCGGCCGGCGCATCGTCGAGCCGGGCGACGTCGAACTGCGGTTCGGGCGGTCCAGCGGCGACGTGGCGGCGAGCCTGCCGCTGCGGTTGACCGGCCCCGAGCGCCAGGTCGGCTACCAGCGGGAACTGTTCACGTCGGTGCGGATCGAGCCCCTGGTGGCCGTTCCGCAGTCCGTGTAG